From Aquificota bacterium, one genomic window encodes:
- a CDS encoding DUF3883 domain-containing protein has product MGMEIKKGSVLRGPFWSEPVEVIYTEDQGNYVLIITKGKNTGGIDNRLIPKDELPKVEVIGGELSFSEETWKVFLALETIRYRYASVYDPLLAVNVSKIDPLPHQIEAVYGYVLKLPRIRFMIADDPGAGKTIMAGLIIKELKLRHLIKRILIVVPGHLRDQWQRELSEKFDEHFEIVDRGRFNSNFGINPWQKYSQIITSMDFAKKKEVLESLEDADFDLVIVDEAHKMSAYRYGNKTEKTDRYKLGEVLSKISNHLLFLTATPHKGDPENFRLLLDLLERGFFANEEIMREAIQSGNNPLFIRRLKEDLKDFEGRPLFLPRRVNTVPLELSDREMELYNELSRYVKSQYDKAIKRDRRRNVAFALVILQRRFSSSVYALLESLKRRKKRLEELKSSAYQQREPEEVINFEEVEDMSESERWAEEIKWETITLSENMKELEEEIRTVDELIRRAEDILRNEEETKLKELKETLLGLKEEFKDFKIIIFTESKDTLEYLNEKVKSWGFSTVIIHGGMNLYERIDAEKRFKNEAEVLIATEAAGEGINLQFCNLMINYDLPWNPNRLEQRMGRIHRYGQQREVHIYNLVARRTREGKVLYNLLEKLNKIREALGSDKVFDVIGEILLNKNLSQLLVEAAVNARDMDEILKEIDIKVDEEYINRIKESLGEALATRHIDLTRIRELAQKAKEERLIPEYTENYFKKAFEKAGGKIRERKDGFLSVESIPLDIRRVAEEEEFKRSFGQLQSKYPKITFDKEKAFRTPDAEFVSFGHPLFEAVMRWVEKHLRDSLLKGAVFFDPDGRLDGYMLFYEGEVRDGTGSIVGKRLFAFYDDGRKVVEVSPAILWDLAEGFTTEKEAVNMEELRKRVEDVVIKGLERYKEELLKERLRQVEIKERYGVKSLEYLIYQLDGEILDLYGKKDKGEDVDKMINRKREKKHEYERGLEELKERLEREKALSLSPPNFLGVIRIKPMRERIGVEGDPEVEAVGMKVAMEYEIREGRRPEDVSSQNLGFDIRSVDRDGRVRYIEVKARAGVGEVALTQNEWFKAQRLKDDYYLYVVFNAVSSPRLIIIQNPAERLKPQEKVEVVRYIVDEREILKYVGGKDEP; this is encoded by the coding sequence ATGGGGATGGAAATAAAAAAGGGAAGTGTCCTTAGGGGGCCTTTTTGGTCTGAGCCTGTAGAGGTTATTTATACGGAGGACCAAGGTAATTATGTGTTAATTATCACAAAAGGTAAGAATACGGGCGGAATTGATAACAGATTAATTCCTAAGGATGAATTGCCTAAGGTGGAAGTTATAGGTGGTGAATTAAGCTTTTCTGAAGAGACGTGGAAGGTATTTCTTGCCCTTGAAACCATACGGTATAGGTATGCCTCTGTGTATGACCCTCTGTTGGCTGTAAATGTATCAAAGATTGACCCACTTCCACACCAAATAGAGGCTGTGTATGGTTATGTTCTTAAACTTCCAAGGATAAGGTTTATGATAGCGGATGACCCTGGTGCTGGGAAGACCATTATGGCCGGCTTAATCATAAAGGAGCTAAAGCTTCGCCATCTTATAAAGAGAATTTTGATTGTGGTGCCCGGACATCTCAGAGATCAGTGGCAGAGGGAGCTTTCTGAAAAATTTGACGAGCATTTTGAGATAGTGGATAGAGGGAGGTTTAATTCCAACTTTGGTATAAACCCCTGGCAAAAGTATTCTCAAATCATCACTTCCATGGACTTTGCCAAAAAGAAAGAAGTGCTTGAATCTTTGGAAGATGCTGATTTTGACCTTGTTATAGTGGATGAGGCTCACAAGATGAGCGCTTATAGGTATGGCAATAAAACGGAAAAGACTGACAGATATAAGCTTGGAGAAGTGCTTTCCAAAATAAGCAACCACCTGCTTTTCCTTACAGCCACGCCACACAAGGGAGACCCGGAGAATTTCAGATTACTTCTTGACCTGCTTGAACGGGGCTTTTTTGCAAACGAGGAGATTATGAGGGAGGCAATACAGAGTGGAAACAATCCTTTGTTTATAAGAAGGTTAAAGGAGGACCTAAAGGATTTTGAGGGTAGGCCCTTGTTCCTACCAAGGCGTGTTAATACAGTTCCTTTAGAACTTAGCGATAGGGAGATGGAGCTTTATAATGAGCTTTCAAGGTATGTAAAAAGCCAGTATGATAAGGCTATAAAAAGAGACAGAAGGAGGAATGTGGCCTTTGCCCTTGTTATTTTGCAAAGAAGGTTCTCTTCCAGTGTTTATGCTTTGCTTGAGTCTTTGAAAAGAAGGAAAAAAAGACTTGAAGAGCTTAAAAGCAGTGCATACCAACAAAGAGAGCCTGAAGAGGTCATTAACTTTGAAGAAGTGGAGGATATGTCCGAGAGTGAGAGGTGGGCCGAAGAGATCAAATGGGAAACCATAACCCTTTCTGAAAATATGAAGGAGTTGGAGGAAGAGATAAGGACGGTGGACGAGCTTATAAGGAGGGCCGAGGATATATTAAGGAATGAAGAAGAGACAAAGCTTAAGGAGCTTAAAGAGACGCTTCTTGGACTTAAAGAGGAGTTTAAAGATTTCAAAATTATCATATTTACAGAGTCAAAGGATACGCTTGAATACTTGAATGAAAAGGTAAAAAGCTGGGGTTTTTCAACGGTTATCATCCATGGGGGTATGAATCTATACGAAAGGATAGACGCGGAGAAAAGGTTTAAGAATGAGGCAGAGGTTTTGATAGCTACAGAGGCGGCTGGAGAGGGTATAAATCTTCAGTTTTGCAATCTTATGATTAACTATGACCTACCATGGAATCCAAACAGGCTTGAGCAAAGGATGGGAAGGATACATCGCTACGGACAGCAAAGGGAGGTGCATATATACAATCTTGTGGCAAGAAGAACCAGGGAAGGAAAAGTTCTTTACAATCTCCTTGAAAAGCTTAATAAGATAAGGGAAGCACTTGGTAGTGATAAGGTTTTTGATGTGATAGGGGAGATTTTGCTTAATAAAAACCTTTCACAGCTTTTGGTGGAGGCTGCTGTGAACGCAAGGGATATGGATGAGATTCTGAAGGAGATTGATATAAAGGTTGATGAGGAGTATATAAACAGAATAAAGGAGAGCTTGGGGGAGGCTCTTGCCACAAGACATATTGACTTGACAAGGATAAGGGAGCTGGCACAAAAGGCCAAGGAAGAGCGCCTAATTCCAGAATATACGGAAAACTACTTTAAGAAGGCTTTTGAGAAGGCTGGTGGAAAGATAAGGGAACGCAAGGATGGTTTTTTGAGTGTGGAAAGCATTCCACTGGATATAAGACGGGTTGCCGAGGAGGAGGAATTTAAAAGGAGCTTTGGACAGCTTCAGAGCAAATATCCTAAGATCACCTTTGATAAGGAGAAGGCCTTTAGAACGCCCGATGCGGAGTTTGTATCCTTTGGGCATCCACTTTTTGAAGCTGTTATGAGGTGGGTAGAAAAGCATTTAAGGGATAGTCTTTTGAAGGGTGCGGTATTTTTTGACCCAGATGGGAGGCTGGACGGTTATATGCTTTTTTATGAGGGTGAGGTGAGGGACGGAACGGGGTCCATAGTAGGCAAAAGGCTTTTTGCTTTTTATGATGATGGAAGGAAGGTGGTGGAAGTTTCTCCTGCTATCTTGTGGGACCTGGCGGAAGGTTTTACTACAGAAAAGGAAGCTGTGAATATGGAGGAGTTAAGGAAAAGGGTGGAAGATGTTGTTATTAAAGGGCTTGAAAGATATAAGGAGGAGCTTTTAAAGGAAAGGCTAAGGCAGGTGGAGATAAAAGAAAGGTATGGTGTTAAATCCTTGGAATATTTGATCTATCAATTGGATGGGGAGATTTTGGACCTTTATGGAAAAAAGGATAAGGGCGAGGATGTGGATAAGATGATAAACAGAAAAAGGGAGAAAAAGCACGAGTATGAAAGGGGTTTGGAGGAGCTAAAAGAAAGATTGGAAAGGGAAAAGGCCCTGTCTCTTTCTCCACCAAACTTTTTGGGAGTCATAAGGATAAAGCCTATGAGGGAAAGGATTGGTGTGGAAGGTGATCCGGAAGTGGAAGCCGTAGGTATGAAGGTGGCTATGGAGTATGAGATAAGGGAAGGTAGAAGACCGGAGGATGTTTCTTCTCAAAACCTTGGCTTTGATATAAGGTCTGTGGATAGGGATGGAAGGGTGAGGTATATTGAAGTGAAGGCAAGGGCTGGTGTGGGAGAGGTGGCTTTAACTCAAAACGAGTGGTTTAAGGCCCAAAGGCTGAAGGATGATTACTACCTTTATGTGGTCTTTAATGCAGTAAGTTCTCCACGGCTTATCATAATCCAAAACCCCGCAGAGAGGTTAAAACCCCAAGAGAAGGTGGAGGTGGTAAGATATATTGTGGATGAGAGGGAAATTTTGAAGTATGTGGGAGGAAAGGATGAGCCATAG
- the yajC gene encoding preprotein translocase subunit YajC has product MIDIAFAQQTGHGSSPVGALLFQLVFFILLFVMFYFLLIRPQAKARKKHQEFLANLKKGDRVVTTGGIWGTVVEIGDETVTLKVDANTRITFTKEAIAHYQPNYKKEEKEKEE; this is encoded by the coding sequence ATGATAGACATAGCCTTTGCACAGCAGACAGGACATGGTTCAAGCCCAGTGGGAGCTTTGCTTTTCCAACTTGTTTTCTTCATATTGCTCTTTGTTATGTTCTACTTTTTACTCATAAGACCACAAGCAAAAGCAAGGAAAAAACATCAGGAGTTTTTGGCAAACCTTAAAAAGGGAGACAGGGTGGTCACCACCGGTGGCATATGGGGCACGGTGGTAGAGATAGGAGACGAAACTGTCACCCTTAAAGTGGATGCCAACACAAGGATAACCTTTACCAAAGAAGCCATAGCCCACTACCAGCCCAATTACAAGAAAGAAGAAAAGGAAAAAGAAGAATAA